In the Desulfuromonas sp. DDH964 genome, GTACTTGCACGACCATGCTCCGGTGGCGGCGCGCACCCTCTTCGCCACCCATTACCACGAGCTGACCGAACTCGCCGTGACCCGGCCGCGGGTGCGTAACTACAACATCGCGGTCAAGGAGTGGAACGACCAGATCGTCTTCTTGCGCAAGATCGTCAAGGGGGGCGCCAGCCACTCCTACGGTATCCAGGTCGCCCGCCTTGCCGGTCTCCCCGAGGAGGTCATCGCCCGCGCCCGCGAGATCCTGCGCAACCTCGAAGCAGGGGAATTCGTCGGCGAAGGGGAACCGCGTCTGGCGCGCAGCCGGCGCCCCGGGCGGCAGGCCACGCCGTCGCCGCAGCTCTCCCTCTTTGCCGCCGCGGGACCCGACCCGCTGCGCGAACGCCTCGAGTGCGTCGACGTATCGGTAGTGACGCCCCTTGAAGCCCTTAATCTCCTAGATGAACTGAAGAGACTGGTATAGCCAATGCCTTTGGTCCGCTCGCTGACGATACTGCTGCTCCTCTTCACCCTGGTGGCGCCGTGCCAAGCCGCCACCAGCGCGGCGGACGCCTATGGGGCGGCCCGCAAGTCGTACCAGCGCCTCCAGGATTCCCCCAAAAAACAACGCTATCGCGACCAATGGCAACGGGTGATCGATGCGTTTCTGGCCATTCCGCAGCGTTATCCCGATGCCGACGAGGGGGCGCGCGCCCTCTACCTGGCGGGTAAAGCGAGCGAGGGGCTCTATGACGTTTCGCGCATCGGCAGCGACGCGCGCCAGGCCGTCGCTCTCTACCTGCGGCTGGTGGCGGAATACCCGCGCAGCTCTCTGGCCGACGACGCCTTGTTGCTGGCCGCTGAAATCTATTCCGCTACGCTCGCCGATCCGGCCGCGGCGGCGCGCCTCTATCGGCAGATTCTGGCCGACTATCCGCAAGGCGACATGGTAGCCAAGGCGCGCCAGGCCTGCCGGGAACTGGACGGCTGCAGCGACCCGGCCCCCGCCGCGGTCAAAACGGCCACCCCTTCCGTGGCGGTGGTCGGCGGCAGTGCTGGCGCTGAATTGACCGGGGTGCGTTTCTGGTCCAACCCCGGGTATACCCGGGTGGTGCTCGATCTCTCGGCCCCGGTGCAGTTCCTCTCCAACCTCCTCGCCGGCAATCCCGGCAAGGGAGTGACGCCGCGGCTCTACGTCGACCTGGTCGGAACTGTCCCGGCGTCCGGTCTGAACGACACCACCAGCGTCGATGACGGCCTGCTGAAACAGATCCGCTCCGGCCGTCCCGCTGAAGAGCGGACCCGGGTGGTCCTCGACCTGGTCAGTTTCAAGGACTACAAGGTCTTCCCCCTCGACGACCCCTTCCGTATCGTCATTGACGTGATCGGCGATGGTCCGATCCTGGAACCGAACCGCCCCGCCCTTGGTCCGCTGCCGGCCGATGACGGCATCTCCAGGATCCTCGAAAATACCCCGGTCGAGCGTCCCGTCAAGCTGCATATTCCGCAGAAAGGGAACAACGCCCTGCGCCGCATCGTCGTCGATGCCGGTCATGGCGGCAAGGACCCCGGCGCCGTCGGGCCCGGCGGATCCCTGGAGAAGGACGTGACCCTCGCCCTGGCCCGGGAGCTAGCCCGCCGCCTCGAAAAGGACCTCGGTTGCGAAGTGGTGATGACTCGTGACGGCGATGTCTTTCTCCCCCTTGAGGAACGGACCGCCATTGCCAACAAGGTCGGCGCCGACCTCTTCATCTCCCTGCACGCCAATGCCAGCACCAAGGGGAGCGTCTACGGCATCGAAACCTACTACCTGAACTTTTCCAAGAACGACCAGGCGGTAGCGGTGGCGGCCCGGGAAAACGGAACCTCCCTCAAACAGGTCGGCGATCTCGAACTGATCCTGTTCGATCTGATGGCCAACTCCAAGATCAACGAGTCGAGCCGCCTGGCGGCGGAGATCCAGAACTCCCTGGTGGCGGGCCTCACCCGCAACTACCCCTCCATTCGTGACCTCGGCGTGCGCCAGGGACCCTTTTACGTCCTGCTCGGCGCCACCATGCCATCGGTCCTGGTCGAGAGCGCCTTCATCAGTCACCCGCGGGAAGAGTCCCGCCTTAAGGATCCAGCCTTTCGCGCCCGCACCGCCGATGCCATTGTTCGCGGTGTCCGCAATTACGCCACCGCTCTGAAGATGATTGCCGCCCAATGAAAGCTGAGCCTGGTATGCAGACCGAACCCTTCTTCTCCCGTGAGCTTTTGACCGATCCGGCGCTCCCCTACGAGGAACGCCGGGCCCGCCTGCTCGAGGCTTCGCGCAAATTTCTCGACCATCACCTCGAACAGATCCGTCAGCGTCACCGCAGCGGCGAGAGCGGCCGTCGCATCGTCGGCAGCCTCACCTCGCTGGCCGATACCCTGATCCGCAACCTCTATCGCAGCGTCTCCGCCGATCTCCCCGAGGCCGGCCAGGGATCCTGCACTCTCATTGCTCTTGGCGGCTATGGCCGTGGCGAGCTCAACCCGCGCAGCGACATCGACCTGATGTTCTACTACAGCGGCAAGGATCGCCCTTACGCCGAGAAGATTTCCGAACGCATGCTTTACCTGCTCTGGGACCTCGGCGTCGAAGTCGGTTACAGCGTGCGCACCGAGAAGGATTGCCTGGAGATGGCCGAAAAGGACATCACCGCACGCACCGCCCTGCTCGATTCCCGTTACCTGGTTGGCGACGAGATCCTCTTCCAGGCGTATGAACGCAGCGTCATGACGGCGATTCTCGGCCGCAATACCCCGGGCTTCATCAAGGAGAAACTGGAGGAAAATCGGCGTCGCCTGCAAAAATACGGTTCTTCGGTCTTTCTCCTCGAACCGAACATCAAGGAAGGGGAGGGGGGCCTGCGCGACCTGCATACCGCCCTCTGGATCGCCCAGGTCAAGTTCAAGGCCCGCTCCCTGCGTGACCTGATCATCAAGGGGGTGATGACCGAGCAGGAGGGGGCGAGCTTCGAGGCGGCCCTCGATTATCTCTGGCGCATTCGCAACGAGCTCCATTTCCTCTCGCCGCGCAAGAACGAGCAGATCAACTTCGAGCAGCAGGAGAAGATCGCCGCCTTCCTCGGTTACCAGGACAACCGCAAGGCTCCGGCCGTCGAACAGTTCATGCAGGACTACTACTCCCATGCCACCCAGGTCGAGCACATCGCTTCGCTGCTGATCACCAAGGCGACCCAGCAGGAGGAATCGGGACTGCGCCTCTTCGGTTATCTCAAGCGGCGCGCCGTGGCCGATGGTTTCTACATCCTGCGCGGCGAGCTGCGGCTGACCCGGGACGATCTTTTTGAGAAGAACCCGGCGGCGATGATGACGGCCTTCCAGCTCGCCCAGCACCATGGGGTGAAGCTCGCCGTCCCCCTCAAGGGGCTGATCCGCGACAACCTGCACCGCATCAACGACCGCATCCGCCGCAGCCGCACCATGAGTGAGGGGTTCCTCGAGATCCTGCGGCAGCCGCGGGGACTGGGGCGAATCCTGCGCGACATGCATCACCTGCAGTTCCTCAACCGCTTTATCCCCGAATTCGAGCGCATCTACTGCAAGGTCCAGCATGACGCCTACCACATCTACACCGTCGACATCCATACCCTCTTTGCCATGGAGGAGATCGCCAAGCTCTGGCTCGGGGAGTACCGCGAAAAGAAACCGCTGCTGACCCAGGTCGCCAACGATATCGAAAAGAAGGAGCTGCTGCTACTGGCGGTGATGTTCCACGATATCGGCAAGGGGGAGGGGAAGGATCACTCCAACAAGGGGGCCGACATGGTGCCGACCATCGCCCGCCGCCTTGGCCTTAACAAGGAGGACAGCCTGCGCCTCGAGTTTTTGGTCCGCAATCATCTGCAGATGGCGCACATCTCCCAGCGCCGCGACCTCCATGATGACAAGCTGATCATCCAGTTCGCCCGCACCATGGAGATGAGCGAAAACCTCAGGATGCTCTTTCTGCTTACCTTCGCCGACATCAAGGCAGTCGGTCCCGATGTCTGGTCGGAGTGGAAGGGACTGCTGCTGCAGGAACTCTACGAGAAGGCCTACGAGGTGCTGGAGCGGGGCAATTTCCAGCTCGAGAAGCGCTCGGAGAAGCTGCGCAACCGTCGCCGCAAGGTGC is a window encoding:
- a CDS encoding N-acetylmuramoyl-L-alanine amidase, whose translation is MPLVRSLTILLLLFTLVAPCQAATSAADAYGAARKSYQRLQDSPKKQRYRDQWQRVIDAFLAIPQRYPDADEGARALYLAGKASEGLYDVSRIGSDARQAVALYLRLVAEYPRSSLADDALLLAAEIYSATLADPAAAARLYRQILADYPQGDMVAKARQACRELDGCSDPAPAAVKTATPSVAVVGGSAGAELTGVRFWSNPGYTRVVLDLSAPVQFLSNLLAGNPGKGVTPRLYVDLVGTVPASGLNDTTSVDDGLLKQIRSGRPAEERTRVVLDLVSFKDYKVFPLDDPFRIVIDVIGDGPILEPNRPALGPLPADDGISRILENTPVERPVKLHIPQKGNNALRRIVVDAGHGGKDPGAVGPGGSLEKDVTLALARELARRLEKDLGCEVVMTRDGDVFLPLEERTAIANKVGADLFISLHANASTKGSVYGIETYYLNFSKNDQAVAVAARENGTSLKQVGDLELILFDLMANSKINESSRLAAEIQNSLVAGLTRNYPSIRDLGVRQGPFYVLLGATMPSVLVESAFISHPREESRLKDPAFRARTADAIVRGVRNYATALKMIAAQ
- the glnD gene encoding [protein-PII] uridylyltransferase is translated as MQTEPFFSRELLTDPALPYEERRARLLEASRKFLDHHLEQIRQRHRSGESGRRIVGSLTSLADTLIRNLYRSVSADLPEAGQGSCTLIALGGYGRGELNPRSDIDLMFYYSGKDRPYAEKISERMLYLLWDLGVEVGYSVRTEKDCLEMAEKDITARTALLDSRYLVGDEILFQAYERSVMTAILGRNTPGFIKEKLEENRRRLQKYGSSVFLLEPNIKEGEGGLRDLHTALWIAQVKFKARSLRDLIIKGVMTEQEGASFEAALDYLWRIRNELHFLSPRKNEQINFEQQEKIAAFLGYQDNRKAPAVEQFMQDYYSHATQVEHIASLLITKATQQEESGLRLFGYLKRRAVADGFYILRGELRLTRDDLFEKNPAAMMTAFQLAQHHGVKLAVPLKGLIRDNLHRINDRIRRSRTMSEGFLEILRQPRGLGRILRDMHHLQFLNRFIPEFERIYCKVQHDAYHIYTVDIHTLFAMEEIAKLWLGEYREKKPLLTQVANDIEKKELLLLAVMFHDIGKGEGKDHSNKGADMVPTIARRLGLNKEDSLRLEFLVRNHLQMAHISQRRDLHDDKLIIQFARTMEMSENLRMLFLLTFADIKAVGPDVWSEWKGLLLQELYEKAYEVLERGNFQLEKRSEKLRNRRRKVLERLSDEFDSRQVKELVASLGTRYLMSYRSQGIAEHLRVLLGRGEKTVALKVEQVAEADFTQVTITTVDIPGLFSKIAGVMAANGINILGAQIFTTGNGIALDILQVLSAGGERITSADKWARFEADLTAVIEGRARVDDLVKKRHRPSYLSERPLPRHPNRVEIDNEISAEYTVIDLFARDQVGLLYRITRTLKELGLYIGVSKISTKVDQVTDTFYVQDIFGQKVIAEEKLREVREKLLACLDEE